A stretch of the Archangium violaceum genome encodes the following:
- a CDS encoding dynamin family protein, translated as MNARNTLESLLADGELARLVDQYGGGKAGEAAQRYALFRDRLGLRRFVVPVAGIQGTGKSTFLNAIAFGRPVLPIDADETTCVPVEIRHAREPAMEAVIHFQDGRTERVPADEESLGRFVHNGNNPGNQLGVSKVVLESDRPLLESGLVLVDLPGVGSLTAANLETTRRYLEESAGVLFMLRTTPPITRSESLFVTTWWARLPTAFFVQNWWTDEPAEEAADGREHNQKVLQGIIERNRLAVPMPSIHLVNAYRALEGSLKQDAALLDAAGLPPLLDVLARTAHTWPERIRADIGATLRADMAYALEMAHERLKSLSGDRATVEARMKQQQEQFDVYFTQLKARLSEARGDMEETLATIRQDISTWSRNAAAELRNNMRTKLRAGIVDGHRLVRALQDEQSVQADELFEKVQTHLLVLQDKLGERFAGLHAWRGQKFSGRFTVDQEERTRYENVLPQGGGALSALGGAALGAKIGAAGGPVGVAVGTIIGGALGFFFGSWAGGKARKAATESRASNVEPEVFAAIDRFIAEASRDTLAQVRGFSDHVETFLNQWMQEQRQRFDADREQVFADLRTEKDERARQHGRVAADCSALEKYLAQFPEVRS; from the coding sequence ATGAACGCACGGAACACCCTCGAGTCGTTGCTCGCGGACGGCGAGTTGGCCCGGCTCGTCGACCAGTACGGTGGTGGCAAGGCCGGTGAAGCGGCCCAACGGTATGCGCTCTTTCGTGACCGTCTGGGGCTGCGCCGGTTCGTCGTTCCCGTCGCGGGAATCCAGGGGACGGGGAAGAGCACCTTCCTCAACGCCATTGCCTTTGGCCGGCCGGTCCTGCCGATCGACGCGGACGAGACCACCTGCGTGCCCGTGGAAATCCGCCATGCGCGCGAGCCCGCCATGGAGGCCGTGATCCACTTCCAGGACGGAAGGACCGAGCGCGTACCGGCCGACGAGGAGTCGCTCGGGCGATTCGTCCACAATGGCAACAACCCGGGAAATCAGCTCGGCGTCTCCAAGGTCGTCTTGGAGTCCGACCGGCCACTGCTCGAATCCGGCCTCGTGCTGGTCGACCTTCCCGGCGTAGGTAGCCTCACCGCCGCCAACCTCGAGACCACCCGCCGCTACCTGGAGGAGTCGGCCGGAGTGCTCTTCATGCTGCGCACCACCCCGCCCATCACGCGGTCCGAGTCGCTGTTCGTGACCACCTGGTGGGCCCGCCTCCCCACTGCGTTCTTCGTGCAGAACTGGTGGACGGACGAGCCCGCCGAGGAGGCCGCGGATGGGCGCGAGCACAACCAGAAGGTCCTCCAGGGCATCATCGAGCGCAACCGGCTGGCCGTGCCCATGCCGTCCATCCATCTCGTCAACGCGTATCGGGCCCTCGAGGGCAGTCTGAAGCAGGACGCGGCGCTGCTCGACGCGGCGGGACTGCCCCCACTTCTCGATGTGCTCGCCCGGACCGCGCACACTTGGCCCGAGCGCATCCGCGCCGACATCGGTGCCACGCTCCGGGCCGATATGGCCTACGCCCTCGAGATGGCGCACGAGCGGCTCAAGTCCCTCTCGGGTGACCGGGCCACAGTGGAGGCCCGGATGAAGCAGCAGCAGGAGCAGTTCGACGTCTATTTCACCCAGCTCAAGGCGCGCTTGTCGGAGGCGCGGGGGGACATGGAGGAGACACTGGCCACCATCCGTCAGGACATCTCCACCTGGTCGCGCAACGCGGCGGCGGAGCTGCGCAACAACATGCGCACCAAACTGCGTGCTGGCATCGTCGATGGCCACCGGCTCGTGCGTGCCCTCCAGGATGAGCAGTCGGTCCAGGCCGACGAGCTCTTCGAGAAGGTCCAAACCCACCTGCTGGTGCTACAGGACAAGCTCGGCGAGCGGTTCGCGGGCCTCCACGCGTGGAGGGGCCAGAAGTTCAGCGGGCGGTTCACGGTCGACCAGGAGGAGCGGACCCGGTACGAGAACGTCCTGCCCCAGGGGGGCGGCGCGCTCTCGGCGTTGGGGGGAGCCGCGCTGGGGGCCAAGATCGGGGCCGCAGGCGGGCCGGTCGGAGTCGCCGTGGGTACAATCATCGGGGGCGCCCTCGGTTTCTTCTTCGGAAGCTGGGCGGGTGGCAAGGCGCGCAAGGCCGCGACCGAAAGTCGCGCGAGCAACGTGGAGCCGGAGGTCTTCGCCGCCATCGACCGGTTCATCGCCGAGGCCTCCAGGGACACGCTCGCGCAGGTGCGGGGCTTCTCTGACCACGTGGAGACCTTCTTGAACCAGTGGATGCAGGAGCAGAGGCAGCGCTTCGACGCCGACCGGGAGCAGGTGTTCGCCGACCTTCGTACCGAGAAGGACGAGCGTGCACGGCAGCATGGGCGCGTGGCCGCGGACTGCTCCGCCCTCGAGAAATACCTCGCCCAATTCCCGGAGGTGCGGTCATGA
- a CDS encoding dynamin family protein has translation MSSSPEQHLAGVAEELVAILRDAQEEELSAAGTLLHQRLRAPQCFVTVVGETSTGKSTLINSFIGRPLLPAFARPTTATVTHLVGLDTSKDRYFSIFRDATQEELERERFLELCEAPPADLLRLQVRFPPSRPEAAGLHVFDTPGFNSIVVEHEEVLRQFLPQSDLIVFVAGYRTGFGQSDQELLELVHQAREEDPELPVVLVVNRAPPGTTANDKRVREIVRNAADCLRYEPETLIIESTTAPHPSTGVARQTPALPDTEVLWSRICTMAREPRRLEAVRRHIAGLLLRLWEEGVANLEQRVALLRGGDEELRLILEQIALLQEARRRSLEAVSRSTERLGVALPSSIEWHATQMRERLERDVDASGKWLGKEDCVEWLSAHALPFEVRQAGRALETQIQEELERLDEELKQIANTAVMEIQRTVRLENDTVGRLTENLVRNLLQRLGGSAVHGLLRGVGGIGGAAAGAGNVVKMLVSRVGNLFGKTFGREVYRQIGKLFTKRVLQRINVAVNILIEVITFVVDANRWKGEVKERMGKTLESWREEVVKDVHESQLPQIHEANVGGVDTIYDSLIRDSERAIAEAESARPGEREKLEALLTRVKELRAHFNPYLSQEP, from the coding sequence ATGAGCTCTTCACCGGAGCAGCACCTGGCGGGAGTGGCGGAGGAGCTCGTCGCCATCCTTCGCGACGCCCAGGAGGAGGAGCTCTCGGCGGCAGGCACGCTCCTGCACCAGCGGCTGCGTGCCCCCCAGTGCTTCGTCACGGTGGTGGGCGAGACGAGCACCGGAAAGTCCACCCTCATCAACTCCTTCATCGGACGCCCCCTGCTCCCCGCCTTCGCGCGGCCCACCACCGCCACGGTCACCCATCTAGTGGGCCTGGACACGTCCAAGGACCGCTACTTCTCCATCTTCCGGGATGCGACCCAGGAGGAACTCGAGCGGGAGCGGTTCCTGGAGCTGTGTGAAGCGCCCCCGGCGGACCTCCTGCGGCTCCAGGTGCGCTTCCCCCCCTCGCGGCCCGAGGCGGCGGGCCTGCACGTCTTCGACACGCCGGGCTTCAACTCCATCGTCGTGGAGCACGAGGAGGTCCTGCGGCAGTTCCTCCCGCAGAGCGACCTCATCGTCTTCGTCGCGGGCTACCGGACTGGCTTCGGCCAGTCGGACCAGGAGCTGCTCGAACTGGTGCACCAGGCGAGGGAGGAGGATCCGGAGCTCCCGGTCGTGCTGGTCGTCAACCGCGCGCCTCCAGGCACCACCGCCAACGACAAGCGCGTGCGGGAGATCGTGCGCAACGCCGCCGATTGCCTCCGCTACGAGCCCGAGACACTCATCATCGAGTCCACCACGGCGCCCCATCCCTCCACGGGAGTGGCGAGACAGACGCCGGCCCTGCCGGACACGGAGGTGCTGTGGTCGCGCATCTGCACCATGGCCCGTGAACCCCGGCGGCTGGAGGCCGTCCGGCGCCACATCGCCGGGCTGCTCCTGCGCCTGTGGGAAGAGGGAGTGGCGAACCTCGAGCAGCGGGTCGCCTTGCTCCGGGGCGGCGACGAAGAGCTCCGACTCATCCTGGAGCAGATCGCACTCCTCCAGGAGGCCCGGAGGCGTTCCCTCGAGGCCGTGTCCCGCTCGACGGAGCGGCTCGGGGTGGCACTCCCTTCCAGCATCGAGTGGCACGCCACGCAGATGCGGGAGCGGCTGGAGCGGGACGTCGACGCCTCGGGGAAGTGGCTGGGAAAAGAGGACTGCGTCGAGTGGCTGAGCGCGCATGCCCTTCCCTTCGAGGTCCGTCAGGCGGGACGTGCGCTGGAGACGCAGATCCAGGAGGAACTGGAGCGTCTCGATGAGGAGTTGAAGCAGATCGCCAACACCGCGGTCATGGAGATCCAACGCACGGTCCGGCTCGAGAACGACACAGTGGGGAGGCTGACGGAGAACCTCGTGAGGAACCTCTTGCAGCGGCTGGGGGGGTCCGCCGTCCACGGGTTGTTGCGTGGCGTGGGGGGCATCGGGGGGGCCGCGGCCGGTGCCGGGAACGTGGTCAAGATGCTGGTGTCGAGGGTCGGCAACCTCTTCGGCAAGACCTTCGGCCGCGAGGTCTACCGTCAGATTGGCAAGCTGTTCACCAAACGCGTGCTGCAGCGCATCAATGTCGCGGTGAACATCCTCATCGAGGTCATCACCTTCGTCGTCGACGCGAACCGGTGGAAGGGCGAGGTCAAGGAGCGCATGGGGAAGACCCTGGAGTCGTGGCGCGAGGAGGTCGTCAAGGACGTTCACGAATCACAGCTTCCCCAGATCCACGAAGCCAACGTGGGGGGCGTCGATACCATCTACGACAGCCTCATCCGCGACAGCGAGCGTGCCATCGCGGAGGCCGAGAGCGCTCGCCCGGGAGAACGTGAGAAGCTAGAGGCCTTGCTCACGCGCGTGAAGGAGCTTCGCGCCCATTTCAACCCGTACCTCTCGCAGGAGCCATGA
- a CDS encoding AAA family ATPase, whose product MKRIIHPPLDAHNRLRQPLTAGEKAVLSVFDHCLSPGWEIYVQPHLNGLRPDFVLLNPQVGIAVFEVKDWNLDAMRYFLKKDRNEVETLWAERDGKAFCIQADNPIPKVQLYRRELYELYCPRLGYNSRPDRHDGWGAITAGVIFPFAAGSRVERLLAPFRDGEVYACYEPISGTEAVAAADLRRIFPESQRAHSRLMTNALADDLRGWLVEPDFSSTQREPLMLDRRQRPLAETRTESGYRRIKGPAGSGKSLVLAARAARLMNEGKQVLVVTFNITLWHYLRDLMVRGIDSPQRMNNVRLMHFHYWCKHVCYEAGWDARYHHLVRGAVESSRGQRQVLLDDEIPALASEAVEQPGAAKYDAILVDEGQDLRPHWWSALRKALMPGGEMMLVADATQDVYGTAKAWTDEVMQGAGFRGGWAQLDVSYRLPPTALEMARDFAQRFLPAETAQLPEPEQGDLNLYPCTLRWVQCDEADATSVCADELRALMRLTGRNGLANADITLLSEATSVGAKVSQLLEDRFRIRTLNTFSADNIEQRRQKMGFFMGDASVKATTLHSFKGWETRLLVIYVDAAADPKALALVYAGLTRLKRHTEGSWLTVVCSARELDEFGQTWPSYTRPAVRRINPSFGGG is encoded by the coding sequence GTGAAAAGGATTATCCACCCGCCGCTCGATGCGCATAACCGGCTTCGCCAGCCGCTGACGGCGGGCGAGAAGGCCGTGCTCTCGGTCTTCGATCACTGCCTGTCGCCGGGGTGGGAGATTTACGTCCAGCCCCATCTCAACGGGTTGCGCCCGGACTTCGTGCTGCTCAACCCGCAGGTGGGCATCGCCGTTTTCGAGGTCAAGGACTGGAACCTCGACGCGATGCGCTATTTCTTGAAGAAGGATCGCAACGAGGTCGAGACGCTGTGGGCCGAGCGCGATGGCAAGGCGTTCTGCATCCAGGCAGACAACCCGATTCCAAAGGTCCAACTATACCGGCGGGAGCTCTACGAGCTGTACTGCCCTCGGCTCGGCTACAACTCGCGCCCGGACCGGCACGACGGCTGGGGGGCGATCACCGCGGGCGTCATATTCCCGTTTGCCGCAGGCTCGCGCGTCGAGCGACTGCTTGCACCCTTCCGCGACGGGGAAGTCTACGCGTGCTACGAGCCTATCAGTGGGACGGAAGCGGTCGCCGCCGCCGACCTGCGGCGCATCTTCCCCGAATCGCAGCGCGCGCACTCCCGGTTGATGACCAACGCCTTGGCCGATGACTTGCGTGGCTGGCTCGTAGAGCCGGACTTCTCGTCGACGCAGCGCGAGCCGTTGATGCTTGATCGCCGTCAGCGCCCGCTGGCGGAAACGCGCACCGAGTCTGGCTACCGACGCATCAAAGGGCCCGCCGGCTCGGGTAAATCGCTGGTGCTCGCCGCTCGGGCCGCACGGCTGATGAACGAAGGCAAGCAGGTGCTCGTGGTCACCTTCAACATCACGCTGTGGCACTACCTGCGCGACCTGATGGTCCGCGGTATCGACTCGCCGCAGCGCATGAACAACGTTCGCCTCATGCACTTCCACTATTGGTGCAAACACGTGTGCTACGAGGCCGGGTGGGATGCCCGGTACCACCATCTCGTGCGGGGGGCGGTCGAATCGTCCCGGGGGCAGCGGCAGGTCCTGCTCGACGACGAGATCCCGGCGCTGGCCAGCGAAGCCGTCGAGCAGCCCGGGGCCGCGAAGTATGACGCGATCCTCGTCGACGAGGGTCAGGACCTCCGCCCGCACTGGTGGAGCGCGCTGCGCAAGGCTCTCATGCCCGGCGGCGAAATGATGCTGGTGGCCGACGCAACGCAGGACGTCTACGGTACGGCCAAGGCTTGGACCGACGAGGTCATGCAGGGCGCAGGGTTCCGAGGCGGGTGGGCTCAGCTCGATGTCAGCTATCGGCTGCCGCCCACGGCGCTGGAGATGGCACGCGACTTCGCGCAGCGATTCCTGCCGGCCGAGACCGCGCAGCTGCCCGAGCCCGAGCAGGGCGACCTCAATCTGTATCCTTGCACCCTGCGATGGGTGCAGTGCGACGAGGCCGATGCCACGAGCGTCTGCGCCGACGAACTCCGCGCGCTGATGAGGTTGACGGGCCGCAACGGCCTAGCCAATGCCGACATCACGCTGCTGAGCGAGGCCACGAGCGTCGGAGCTAAAGTGTCTCAGTTGCTGGAAGACCGATTCAGGATTCGCACGCTCAACACCTTCTCCGCCGACAACATCGAGCAGCGGCGCCAAAAGATGGGCTTTTTCATGGGCGACGCCAGCGTGAAGGCCACGACGCTGCACAGCTTCAAGGGCTGGGAGACGCGGCTGCTCGTCATCTACGTCGACGCCGCCGCCGACCCGAAGGCCCTCGCCTTGGTCTACGCCGGGCTGACGCGCCTCAAGCGCCACACGGAAGGCAGCTGGCTCACGGTCGTGTGCTCGGCGCGCGAGCTTGATGAGTTCGGCCAGACTTGGCCGTCCTACACTCGCCCCGCGGTGAGGAGAATCAACCCTTCTTTTGGGGGCGGGTGA
- a CDS encoding AAA family ATPase — protein sequence MFRSQVIGTLLHRPLSRGQLRAALRELSQQSFRPPGAQVTRRYSVPTLERWYYRWRKGGLSALVPQPRAACGAAQALEESVRQLLLDVRREHPSASVRLIVRTLVESGRLREGAVSESTVRRLLASAGLDRVSLRRSPGATQRLRWEASHPGALWHGDVCHGLALPDGRPLRIHALMDDKSRYVVALEARCSERESDMLSLFVATLRRWGRPDSLYLDNGSTYSGKALATACARLGTALVHARPYDPEARGKMERFWRTLREGLLDHLDRGLSLEQVQRRLDTFLTRHYHCTPHSSLFGDTPALVWSSRQTLLVSEEQLRQALTVRERRLVSRDGVVHLDGQLFEVRQGFLAGRRLYVCHNLVEGLPTEAWVEHDGHRYPSNRWTGASTAPSAASLTLPRPSRRARPSSPPPPTPPLTAPQEPFMSEPSLSLFGLTQSPFTKEVADADLWLPPSKQELVDELVDSLQQRHNVLLVGEPGVGKTCVLRALRQRLPTERFRLTYCHNATLGRRDFYRQLCLALGLSPKATAAAVFFAVTGHVQELASSRLHPVFLLDEAHLLHSDVLAHLHILLNYEWDSRALLSLVLVGLPELEDRLSLGTHKSLLSRLHSRLRLEPVTPDDSADYLRHRLRLAGCDRELFPREAVSLLHESCQGAHRDLDRLASLCLRQASRRKRKLVDSDIVREVLERQHSPALA from the coding sequence GTGTTCCGCAGCCAGGTGATTGGCACGCTGCTGCACCGGCCGCTCTCGCGCGGCCAGCTGCGTGCGGCGCTGCGGGAGTTGTCCCAGCAGAGCTTCCGCCCACCGGGTGCGCAGGTGACGCGCCGCTACAGCGTGCCCACGCTGGAGCGCTGGTACTACCGCTGGCGCAAGGGGGGCCTGTCAGCCCTGGTGCCTCAGCCGCGAGCTGCTTGCGGCGCGGCCCAGGCGCTGGAGGAGTCCGTGCGCCAACTGCTGCTGGACGTGCGGCGCGAGCACCCCAGCGCCTCGGTGCGCCTCATTGTGCGCACCCTGGTGGAGAGCGGGCGGCTGCGCGAGGGCGCGGTGAGCGAAAGCACCGTGCGCAGGCTGCTGGCCAGCGCCGGGCTGGACAGGGTTTCCCTGCGCCGCTCGCCGGGCGCCACGCAGCGGCTGCGCTGGGAGGCCTCTCACCCGGGCGCCCTCTGGCACGGGGACGTGTGCCACGGACTGGCCCTGCCCGATGGCAGGCCCCTGCGCATCCACGCCCTCATGGACGACAAGAGCCGCTACGTGGTGGCCCTGGAGGCACGGTGCAGCGAGCGCGAGAGCGACATGCTCTCCCTCTTCGTCGCGACCCTTCGCCGCTGGGGGCGCCCCGACTCCCTCTACCTCGACAACGGCTCCACCTACTCGGGCAAGGCCCTGGCCACCGCCTGCGCCCGCCTGGGCACCGCCCTCGTCCACGCCCGCCCCTATGACCCGGAGGCTCGGGGAAAAATGGAGCGCTTCTGGCGCACCCTGCGCGAGGGGCTGCTGGACCATCTCGACCGCGGCCTCTCTCTGGAGCAGGTGCAGCGGCGCCTGGACACCTTCCTCACACGCCACTACCACTGCACGCCCCACTCCTCCCTCTTCGGTGACACCCCAGCCCTGGTGTGGAGCTCGCGCCAGACTCTCCTGGTGTCCGAGGAGCAGCTGCGCCAGGCCCTCACCGTGCGCGAGCGGCGCCTGGTTTCTCGCGACGGCGTGGTGCACCTGGACGGCCAGCTCTTCGAGGTGCGCCAGGGCTTCCTCGCCGGCCGCCGGCTGTACGTCTGCCACAACCTGGTGGAGGGCCTGCCCACCGAGGCCTGGGTGGAGCACGACGGACACCGCTACCCCTCCAACCGCTGGACAGGCGCCTCAACGGCACCGTCCGCCGCGAGCCTCACGCTCCCGCGCCCCAGCAGGCGCGCACGCCCTTCGAGCCCGCCGCCCCCAACCCCGCCCCTGACAGCACCCCAGGAGCCTTTCATGTCCGAGCCTTCCCTCTCCCTCTTCGGCCTCACCCAGTCCCCCTTCACCAAGGAAGTCGCCGACGCCGACCTCTGGCTGCCGCCCTCCAAGCAGGAGCTCGTCGACGAGCTCGTCGACTCCCTCCAGCAGCGCCACAACGTGCTGCTGGTGGGCGAGCCCGGCGTCGGCAAAACCTGCGTGCTGCGCGCGCTGCGCCAGCGTCTGCCCACCGAGCGCTTCCGCCTCACCTACTGCCACAACGCCACCCTGGGCCGGCGCGACTTCTACCGCCAGCTGTGCCTGGCCCTGGGTCTCTCTCCCAAGGCCACCGCGGCGGCCGTCTTCTTCGCCGTCACCGGCCACGTCCAGGAGCTCGCCTCCTCCCGCCTCCACCCCGTCTTCCTGCTGGACGAGGCTCACCTGCTGCATTCCGACGTGCTGGCCCACCTGCACATATTGCTCAACTACGAATGGGACAGTCGCGCCCTGCTCAGCCTCGTCCTCGTCGGCCTGCCCGAGCTGGAAGACAGGCTGAGCCTCGGTACTCACAAGTCCCTGCTCTCGCGCCTGCACTCCCGTTTGCGGCTGGAGCCAGTGACTCCCGACGACTCCGCCGACTACCTGCGCCACCGCCTCCGGCTCGCGGGCTGTGACAGGGAGCTCTTCCCCCGCGAGGCCGTCTCCCTGTTGCACGAGTCCTGCCAGGGCGCGCACCGCGACCTCGACCGGCTCGCTTCCCTGTGCCTGCGCCAGGCCTCACGCCGCAAGCGCAAGCTCGTCGACTCTGACATCGTCCGCGAGGTCCTCGAGCGCCAGCACAGTCCCGCGCTCGCATAG
- a CDS encoding helix-turn-helix domain-containing protein, with the protein MREVAELLAVSTATVYALCKRGQLRHVRVSGALRIEPASVEAFIAAGGASSEKS; encoded by the coding sequence GTGCGCGAGGTGGCCGAGTTGCTCGCGGTCTCGACGGCCACGGTGTACGCCCTCTGCAAGCGTGGGCAACTCCGGCACGTTCGGGTATCGGGGGCCCTCCGGATTGAGCCGGCCAGCGTCGAGGCATTCATCGCCGCTGGAGGAGCAAGTTCCGAGAAAAGCTGA
- a CDS encoding hemolysin family protein, with protein MLILANGVFAGAELALLSVRKTRLRELLEEGNRSARAVQALRDNPERFLATVQIGITVVGASAAAFGGASIAQRLEGPLTQLGLDAALAEQLAFAGVVGLVSYLSLVLGELVPKSLALRFSEGYALFIARPLRGISWLVQPLVWFLTASSNLILRFFGDRTNFTESRLSPDELQQLVEEAAKSGSLDPRAGEIASRAFELGNIPLSAVMVPRSRIVALRRHASAEEIKQVLLEHGHSRMPVYEGTIDNIVGYVIAKDLLGVAWEGSLIVLEDVMRPPWFAFESMRAIDVLKELQQRRMQLGIVVDERGGVAGLVTVEDLVEELVGEIASEFEKPEELVHRESPTTAVVQGTAAIRDVNRELGLELEEGQGWSTVGGLCAAEAGTIPEKGTKLPLEDGTVLEVLDASPRRVRSVRIHLPQPQKASEG; from the coding sequence TTGCTGATTCTCGCCAACGGCGTTTTCGCCGGGGCGGAGCTCGCGCTGCTGTCGGTGCGCAAGACGCGCCTGAGGGAGCTGCTCGAGGAAGGCAACCGCTCCGCCCGGGCGGTGCAGGCCCTGCGCGACAACCCCGAGCGGTTCCTGGCCACGGTGCAGATCGGCATCACCGTGGTGGGGGCCTCTGCGGCGGCCTTCGGCGGGGCGTCCATCGCCCAGCGGCTCGAAGGACCCCTCACGCAACTGGGGTTGGACGCTGCGCTCGCCGAGCAGCTGGCCTTCGCGGGAGTGGTGGGCCTGGTGTCATACCTCTCTCTGGTGTTGGGCGAGCTGGTGCCCAAGTCCCTGGCCCTGCGCTTCTCCGAGGGGTACGCGCTGTTCATCGCCCGTCCGCTCCGGGGGATCTCCTGGCTGGTGCAGCCGCTGGTGTGGTTCCTCACCGCCAGCTCCAACCTCATCCTGCGCTTCTTCGGGGACCGGACCAACTTCACCGAGTCGCGCCTGTCACCCGACGAGCTGCAGCAGCTCGTGGAAGAGGCGGCGAAGTCGGGCTCGTTGGATCCGCGGGCAGGGGAGATCGCCTCCCGTGCGTTCGAGCTGGGGAACATTCCCCTGTCGGCGGTGATGGTGCCGCGCAGCCGCATCGTGGCGCTGCGCCGGCACGCGAGCGCCGAGGAGATCAAGCAGGTGCTGCTGGAGCATGGGCACTCGCGGATGCCGGTGTACGAGGGGACGATCGACAACATCGTGGGCTACGTCATCGCGAAGGATCTGCTGGGAGTGGCCTGGGAAGGCTCGCTCATCGTGCTGGAGGACGTGATGCGGCCGCCCTGGTTCGCCTTCGAGTCGATGCGGGCCATCGACGTGCTGAAGGAGCTGCAGCAGAGGCGGATGCAGCTTGGCATCGTGGTGGACGAGCGGGGCGGAGTGGCGGGACTGGTGACGGTGGAGGATCTCGTCGAGGAATTGGTGGGGGAGATCGCCAGCGAGTTCGAGAAGCCCGAGGAGCTCGTCCATCGAGAGAGCCCCACCACGGCGGTGGTGCAGGGCACGGCGGCCATCCGGGACGTGAACCGGGAGCTGGGGCTGGAGTTGGAGGAGGGCCAGGGCTGGTCCACGGTGGGAGGGCTGTGCGCGGCGGAGGCTGGCACCATCCCCGAGAAGGGCACGAAGCTGCCCCTGGAGGACGGGACGGTGCTGGAGGTGCTGGACGCGAGCCCGCGCCGGGTGCGCTCGGTCCGCATCCACCTGCCGCAGCCCCAGAAGGCCTCCGAGGGCTGA
- a CDS encoding response regulator, giving the protein MGRRASEDDGRKVLVVDDDADWREFLRLCLEDLGYEAIEAANGEEALESLARQRYGVMLLDLNMPGMNGFEVLERMPRNGNTPRVVFLTGAAAQDVGSALRSGPHYYLPKGASRDQLSLLLQSLDA; this is encoded by the coding sequence TTGGGTCGAAGGGCATCCGAAGACGACGGACGCAAGGTTCTGGTCGTCGACGACGACGCGGACTGGCGGGAATTCCTCCGACTGTGCCTCGAGGATCTCGGATACGAAGCCATCGAGGCCGCCAATGGCGAGGAAGCCCTGGAGTCACTGGCGCGGCAACGCTACGGGGTGATGCTCCTGGATCTGAACATGCCGGGCATGAATGGCTTCGAGGTGCTGGAGCGGATGCCCCGTAACGGCAACACCCCCCGGGTGGTGTTCCTGACCGGCGCCGCGGCGCAGGACGTGGGGAGCGCGCTCCGCTCCGGGCCGCACTACTACCTGCCTAAAGGCGCCAGCCGGGATCAGCTCTCGCTGCTGCTCCAATCCTTGGACGCCTGA
- a CDS encoding metallophosphoesterase family protein: MLIRKLAHLSDLHLDLSRESDATANALVETLLAERVDHVVVTGDLTHQGSRSEYKRFRDIFSPLLDTGRLTFIPGNHDRTGEDAGSQWMNGRKVRVERHEGLYLVCVDSTGPHNRNYFACHGELTPAVLDMVDEALCAAPTGALTAVLLHHHVLPLPEESFPERLATRMGWPHASELALGAELVRRVQGRCDLILHGHRHVPREFNLGPCQGRGLRIYNSGSSIELGRFRLFQHASGRLVGEPEWQQTALPPARKRSAPNVMPALQYLASQLSMSLF; this comes from the coding sequence ATGCTCATCCGAAAGCTGGCTCACCTGTCGGACCTGCATCTGGACCTCTCCCGCGAGAGCGATGCCACGGCCAATGCCCTGGTGGAAACCCTCCTCGCCGAACGCGTGGACCACGTGGTGGTGACGGGCGACCTCACCCACCAGGGCAGCCGGAGCGAGTACAAGCGCTTCCGGGACATCTTCTCGCCCCTGCTCGACACCGGGCGGCTCACCTTCATCCCCGGCAACCACGATCGCACCGGCGAGGACGCCGGCAGCCAGTGGATGAACGGCCGCAAGGTGCGGGTGGAGCGGCACGAGGGCCTCTACCTGGTGTGCGTGGACTCCACGGGCCCGCACAACCGCAACTACTTCGCCTGCCACGGCGAGCTGACCCCAGCGGTGCTGGACATGGTGGACGAGGCCCTGTGCGCCGCGCCGACGGGCGCGCTCACCGCGGTGCTGCTGCACCACCACGTGCTGCCCCTGCCCGAGGAGAGCTTCCCCGAGCGCCTCGCCACACGCATGGGCTGGCCCCACGCCTCGGAGCTGGCGCTGGGCGCAGAGCTGGTCCGCCGGGTCCAGGGCCGCTGCGATCTCATCCTCCACGGGCACCGGCACGTCCCGCGCGAGTTCAACCTGGGCCCCTGCCAGGGACGCGGGCTGCGCATCTACAACTCGGGCAGCTCCATCGAGCTCGGCCGCTTCCGCCTCTTCCAGCATGCCTCCGGCCGCCTGGTCGGCGAGCCAGAATGGCAGCAGACGGCGCTCCCGCCTGCGCGCAAGCGGTCCGCGCCCAACGTCATGCCCGCCCTCCAGTACCTGGCCAGCCAGCTGTCGATGTCGCTCTTCTGA